The Benincasa hispida cultivar B227 chromosome 9, ASM972705v1, whole genome shotgun sequence genome has a segment encoding these proteins:
- the LOC120086016 gene encoding pentatricopeptide repeat-containing protein At3g22150, chloroplastic — translation MASSSTPLPLSPPPSHLPLHSRSTNPKIPTIRYRLSRLCQEGQPHLARQLFDALPRPSTVLWNTIIIGLVCNNFPDEALLFYSNMKSSSPKVKCDSYTYSSVLKACADTRNLGFGMAVHAHFLRCLMNPSKIVYNSLLNMYSMCLSTTPDGKMVSSYSGCDLVRKVFDLTRKRTVIAWNTLISWYVRTERYAEAVKQFRMMMKIGIKPSPVSFVNVFPAFSSLGDFKNANVVHGMLVKLGSEYVNDLYVVSSAIFMYAELGCLEFAKKVFDNCLERNTEVWNTMISAFVQNNFPLEGIQLFLQAMESEDATLDEVTLLSAIAAASHLQKFELAEQLNAFVIKNVAVSKVCLMNAIIAMYSRCNSIDISFKIFNNMPEKDVVSWNTMISGFVQNGLNDEALMLFYEMQKQDLMIDSVTVTALLSAASDLRNPDIGKQTHGYLLRNGIQFEGMDSYLIDMYAKSGLFEAAQNVFEKSYSHERDQATWNSMMSGYAQNGLVDQAFLVLRQMLDQKVMPNVVTLASILPACNPSGYIDWGKQLHGFSIRNDLDQNVFVATALIDMYSKSGSITHAEYVFSKANERSIVTYSTMILGYGQHGMGESALSMFHTMQKSGIRPDAVTFVAVLSACSYAGLVDEGLQIFESMRTVYNIEPSTEHFCCVADMLGRVGRVDEAYEFVIGLGEQGNVMEIWGSLLAACRIHKQFELGKVVAKKLLEMEKRNRKTGYHVLLSNMYAEERNWENVDIIRKQMRERGLKKETGSSWIEISGYMNHFSSKDRKHPQSDQIYNMLQELLAEMKHAGYRPQSSSYLGLLEPDE, via the coding sequence ATGGCTTCCTCTTCAAcccctcttcctctctctccaCCACCTTCTCATCTTCCGCTTCATAGCCGTTCAACCAACCCCAAAATCCCAACCATTCGTTACCGCCTCAGCAGACTATGCCAAGAAGGTCAGCCCCATCTTGCCCGCCAACTCTTCGACGCTCTTCCTCGCCCCTCCACCGTTCTTTGGAACACAATCATCATTGGATTAGTCTGCAACAACTTCCCCGATGAAGCCCTTCTCTTCTACAGCAATATGAAGTCCTCTTCTCCAAAAGTTAAGTGCGATTCCTACACTTACTCTTCTGTTCTCAAGGCCTGTGCCGATACCCGCAATCTCGGGTTTGGAATGGCCGTTCATGCTCACTTTCTTCGATGTCTGATGAATCCTAGTAAAATTGTGTATAATTCCCTTTTGAATATGTATTCTATGTGTTTGAGCACTACCCCAGATGGTAAAATGGTTTCTAGTTATTCAGGGTGTGATTTGGTACGTAAGGTGTTTGATTTAACGCGTAAGAGAACTGTCATTGCTTGGAATACCCTTATTTCTTGGTATGTGAGAACGGAGAGGTATGCTGAAGCTGTGAAACAATTTAGGATGATGATGAAAATTGGGATAAAACCAAGTCCAGTCAGTTTCGTTAATGTGTTTCCTGCCTTTTCAAGTTTAGGGGATTTCAAGAATGCCAATGTTGTTCATGGAATGCTTGTGAAGTTAGGCAGTGAATATGTTAATGACTTGTATGTTGTGAGCTCTGCAATTTTCATGTATGCAGAGCTTGGTTGCCTCGAATTTGCTAAGAAGGTTTTTGACAATTGTTTGGAGAGGAACACCGAGGTTTGGAATACAATGATCAGTGCTTTTGTTCAGAATAATTTTCCTCTTGAAGGAATTCAACTTTTTCTTCAAGCTATGGAATCTGAAGACGCTACTCTTGATGAAGTGACTCTTCTTTCAGCAATAGCTGCAGCTTCACACTTGCAGAAGTTTGAATTAGCGGAACAGTTGAATGCATTTGTCATTAAGAATGTAGCCGTGTCAAAAGTTTGTTTAATGAACGCCATCATTGCTATGTATTCTAGGTGCAATTCAATTGatatatcatttaaaattttcaataatatgCCTGAAAAGGATGTTGTTTCATGGAATACAATGATCTCTGGTTTTGTACAAAATGGATTGAATGACGAAGCATTAATGCTCTTTTATGAGATGCAGAAGCAAGACTTGATGATTGATTCTGTGACTGTTACCGCTCTGCTTTCAGCAGCTTCGGATCTTAGAAACCCTGATATTGGGAAGCAAACTCATGGCTATCTACTTAGGAATGGAATTCAATTTGAGGGAATGGATAGCTATCTTATAGATATGTATGCTAAATCTGGTTTGTTTGAGGCTGCTCAAAATGTATTTGAGAAAAGCTATAGTCATGAAAGAGATCAGGCCACTTGGAATTCCATGATGTCCGGCTATGCACAAAATGGACTTGTTGATCAGGCCTTTCTCGTCTTGAGACAGATGCTTGACCAAAAGGTAATGCCTAATGTTGTGACCCTCGCTTCAATTCTTCCTGCTTGTAATCCATCAGGGTACATAGATTGGGGCAAGCAACTCCATGGGTTCTCTATCCGTAATGACTTAGACCAAAATGTTTTTGTCGCAACTGCTCTTATTGATATGTATTCAAAATCAGGGTCAATCACCCATGCTGAATATGTTTTTAGTAAGGCCAATGAGAGAAGTATAGTCACTTATTCCACCATGATATTGGGTTATGGTCAACATGGGATGGGTGAGAGTGCTCTCTCTATGTTTCACACAATGCAAAAATCTGGTATTAGGCCTGACGCAGTTACCTTTGTAGCAGTCTTGTCTGCCTGTAGTTATGCCGGTTTGGTTGATGAAGGTCTTCAAATTTTCGAGTCGATGAGAACTGTATATAACATTGAACCATCCACTGAACATTTCTGTTGTGTTGCGGATATGCTTGGGAGGGTCGGGAGAGTAGATGAAGCCTATGAGTTTGTCATAGGTTTAGGGGAACAAGGGAATGTGATGGAAATTTGGGGGTCTCTTCTCGCTGCTTGTAGGATTCATAAACAATTTGAATTAGGAAAGGTTGTTGCCAAGAAGTTGCTTGAAATGGAGAAAAGAAATAGGAAGACAGGTTACCATGTTTTGCTTTCGAACATGTATGCGGAGGAAAGAAACTGGGAAAACGTAGATATTATAAGAAAACAGATGAGAGAGAGAGGTTTGAAAAAGGAAACTGGAAGCAGTTGGATTGAGATTTCTGGTTATATGAACCATTTTTCATCCAAGGATAGGAAACATCCACAATCCGATCAGATATACAACATGTTGCAGGAATTACTGGCAGAGATGAAACATGCTGGTTATAGGCCACAATCCAGTTCCTATCTTGGTCTTCTGGAGCCTGATGAATGA